The proteins below are encoded in one region of Streptomyces roseirectus:
- a CDS encoding carboxylesterase family protein: protein MADLGPQDQATVLSWVQDSSASFGGDPRTVTVGGQSAGTYSALSLALDPATDGSITQGMFTCSCWVSRTAPMPPRLCGPCRPSSYWTPTAASLPSSRPRATRLRRCTRSSAPPACPVPGNRPSPTAPWRASRR, encoded by the coding sequence GTGGCCGACCTCGGCCCCCAGGACCAGGCCACCGTGCTGTCCTGGGTGCAGGACAGCAGCGCTTCCTTCGGCGGCGACCCGCGCACGGTCACCGTCGGCGGGCAGTCCGCCGGAACGTACTCGGCCCTGTCGCTCGCGCTCGACCCCGCGACGGACGGATCCATCACCCAGGGCATGTTCACCTGCTCCTGCTGGGTATCCCGAACGGCCCCGATGCCGCCACGGCTTTGCGGGCCCTGCCGGCCGAGCAGTTACTGGACGCCTACGGCCGCCTCGTTGCCCAGCTCGCGGCCCCGGGCGACGCGGCTCCGCCGATGTACCCGGTCCTCGGCGCCCCCGGCATGTCCCGTACCCGGCAACAGGCCCTCACCGACGGCGCCCTGGAGGGCAAGCCGCCGCTGA
- a CDS encoding TetR/AcrR family transcriptional regulator, whose amino-acid sequence MPLERIVSTALQIVDDEGADALSMRTLAQRLGSGTATLYRHFDNRAALVAHVVDRMFGAVELKGDELLAMGWRQALRTVAHSMFEALARHRNAARLMVEEIPLGPSAMALREHCVAALLDSGFPPRQAAHAYATLARYVLGFAIQINGHGSGGQLDEAHLSAVFQGADPALFPATVTVAGSLPVPIEEEFSFGLELMLSGLAHLRDDA is encoded by the coding sequence GTGCCGCTGGAGCGCATCGTCTCCACCGCACTGCAGATCGTGGACGACGAAGGGGCCGACGCTCTCTCGATGCGGACGCTGGCCCAGCGCCTGGGCTCGGGCACGGCGACGCTGTACCGGCATTTCGACAACCGGGCAGCGCTGGTCGCCCATGTCGTGGACCGCATGTTCGGCGCCGTGGAACTGAAGGGCGACGAACTCCTCGCGATGGGCTGGCGGCAGGCGCTGCGTACGGTCGCGCACAGCATGTTCGAGGCCCTGGCCCGGCACCGGAACGCGGCGCGCCTGATGGTCGAGGAGATTCCCCTGGGGCCGAGCGCCATGGCGCTGCGGGAGCACTGCGTCGCGGCGCTGCTCGACAGCGGTTTCCCGCCGCGACAGGCCGCGCACGCCTATGCCACCCTCGCCCGCTACGTCCTCGGATTCGCCATACAGATCAACGGTCACGGCAGCGGTGGTCAACTCGATGAGGCGCACCTGTCCGCCGTCTTCCAGGGCGCCGATCCGGCCTTGTTCCCGGCAACGGTCACCGTCGCCGGTTCGCTGCCCGTTCCGATCGAGGAGGAGTTCTCCTTCGGACTCGAACTCATGCTCAGCGGGCTCGCCCACCTGCGCGACGACGCCTGA
- a CDS encoding acyl-CoA dehydrogenase family protein — protein MHLDQTPEQLRLRAELREYFAELVPDHAYARHADPVGAKRFYRETIRRLGADGWLGVGWPKEYGGRGLTPVEQFVFFDEAAQAGVPLPLMALNTVGPTLMRYGTDEQKAYFLPRVLSGEIDFAIGYSEPGAGTDLAALTTRAVRDGDEYVVNGQKIWTTNGDTADWIWLATRTDPDAPPHKGITMLLVPTADPGYSCTVIRTLASHDTTASYYENVRVPVTHRVGAENEGWRLITNQLNHERVTLAAHGTMAIRALQDVRRWAGETKLTDGRRVLDLPWVRRRLAQTHVRLEALRLLNWQMVQAVQNNTLTPQDASAVKVYGSEARRDAYAWLLEIVAAPGALQEGSAGAVLHGELERGYRSAVIFTFGGGNNEIQREIITWIGLGMPRVRR, from the coding sequence GTGCACCTCGACCAGACTCCGGAGCAGTTGCGGCTGCGGGCGGAACTACGGGAGTACTTCGCGGAGTTGGTGCCGGACCACGCGTACGCGCGGCACGCCGACCCGGTCGGCGCGAAACGGTTCTACCGGGAGACGATCAGGCGACTGGGCGCGGACGGCTGGCTCGGCGTCGGCTGGCCGAAGGAGTACGGCGGACGGGGCCTGACCCCCGTCGAGCAGTTCGTGTTCTTCGACGAGGCCGCGCAGGCCGGCGTCCCCCTCCCGCTGATGGCGCTGAACACCGTCGGCCCGACCCTCATGCGCTACGGCACCGACGAGCAGAAGGCGTACTTCCTGCCGCGCGTCCTGTCCGGCGAGATCGACTTCGCGATCGGCTACAGCGAGCCGGGCGCGGGCACCGACCTCGCCGCGCTGACGACGCGGGCCGTGCGGGACGGCGACGAGTACGTCGTCAACGGGCAGAAGATCTGGACGACGAACGGCGACACCGCCGACTGGATCTGGCTCGCCACCCGCACCGACCCGGACGCCCCGCCGCACAAGGGCATCACCATGCTGCTGGTCCCGACGGCGGACCCCGGCTACTCCTGCACGGTCATCCGCACCCTCGCCTCCCACGACACGACCGCGAGCTACTACGAGAACGTCCGCGTCCCCGTCACCCACCGCGTCGGCGCCGAGAACGAGGGCTGGCGGCTGATCACCAACCAGCTCAACCACGAACGCGTCACCCTCGCCGCCCACGGCACGATGGCGATCCGCGCCCTCCAGGACGTCCGGCGCTGGGCCGGGGAGACCAAGCTGACCGACGGACGCCGGGTCCTCGACCTCCCCTGGGTCCGCCGCCGCCTCGCCCAGACCCACGTCAGACTGGAAGCCCTCAGGCTCCTCAACTGGCAGATGGTCCAAGCCGTCCAGAACAACACCCTCACCCCCCAGGACGCCTCCGCCGTCAAGGTCTACGGCTCCGAGGCCCGCCGCGACGCCTACGCCTGGCTCCTGGAGATCGTCGCCGCCCCCGGCGCCCTCCAGGAGGGCTCGGCCGGAGCGGTCCTCCACGGCGAACTCGAACGCGGCTACCGCTCCGCCGTCATCTTCACCTTCGGCGGCGGCAACAACGAGATCCAACGCGAGATCATCACCTGGATCGGTCTGGGGATGCCTCGCGTGCGGAGGTAG
- a CDS encoding histidine phosphatase family protein: MTHRVLLLAPALSASHREARFDDGSGLDPAGVRAAREAASGVPGAEQVWCSPSARCRETARVLGLDAVEVAAWGGLDVGRWRGETLADVGAREPEAVAAWLADPGAAPHGGESVRALCDRVERWLRECADLSGRTVAVVEPEVVRAVVVRVLGAPEGAFWRVDVAPLAGVEISGRGGRWNLRVG, translated from the coding sequence ATGACTCACCGGGTTCTGCTGCTCGCGCCCGCTCTCAGCGCCTCGCATCGGGAGGCCCGGTTCGACGACGGGTCCGGGCTGGATCCGGCCGGGGTGCGGGCGGCCCGGGAGGCGGCGAGCGGGGTGCCGGGGGCCGAGCAGGTGTGGTGTTCGCCGAGTGCTCGATGCCGGGAGACGGCTCGGGTGCTCGGGCTCGACGCGGTGGAGGTGGCCGCGTGGGGCGGGCTCGATGTGGGGCGGTGGCGGGGGGAGACCCTGGCGGACGTGGGGGCCCGCGAGCCGGAGGCGGTGGCGGCGTGGCTGGCGGATCCCGGCGCCGCTCCGCACGGCGGGGAGTCCGTGCGGGCACTGTGCGACCGGGTCGAGAGGTGGCTGCGGGAGTGCGCGGACCTGTCCGGGCGCACCGTCGCGGTGGTCGAGCCCGAGGTGGTGCGGGCGGTGGTGGTGCGGGTGCTCGGGGCGCCGGAGGGGGCGTTCTGGCGGGTGGATGTGGCGCCGTTGGCGGGGGTGGAGATCAGCGGGAGGGGTGGGCGGTGGAATCTGCGGGTGGGGTGA
- a CDS encoding DUF6479 family protein yields the protein MSTASVMLAAPSGLLSLALFAVGVALVAMLCGAFWLGARIKMREPPCPRPDEQPHLPPEGAVHEILENREPEEVPKVGKKGHALTPYELTNMQTRHSDSKKRRRWSPGSSGSFGGGGLGAH from the coding sequence ATGAGTACCGCATCCGTCATGCTGGCCGCGCCGAGCGGCCTGCTCAGCCTGGCGTTGTTCGCGGTCGGCGTGGCACTCGTGGCCATGCTGTGCGGCGCGTTCTGGCTGGGCGCCCGGATCAAGATGCGCGAGCCCCCGTGCCCGCGCCCCGACGAACAGCCGCACCTTCCGCCGGAGGGCGCGGTGCACGAGATCCTGGAGAACAGGGAACCGGAGGAGGTGCCGAAGGTGGGGAAGAAGGGCCACGCCCTCACCCCCTACGAACTCACGAACATGCAGACCCGGCACAGCGACTCCAAGAAACGCCGCAGGTGGAGCCCGGGGTCCAGCGGGTCCTTCGGTGGCGGCGGCCTGGGCGCGCACTGA
- a CDS encoding fructosamine kinase family protein, which translates to MDARLAVAARFTGTPARTVRPLSGVVAEVGLADGRTVIVKHADAPGAARAEAAGLRWLGEGMRVPVVHGYDEQWLVTDRVPPGRATAEAAYGLGRALAGLHACGAPAYGAAPPGGPREAYIGLAAMRNVPGDDWAAWYIERRVLPYLRAAVDQGSMDAGQAAVVERACGRLATLAGPVEPPARLHGDLWNGNVLWGADGHAWLIDPAAHGGHRETDLAMLQLFGCPHLERVLAGYESVAPLAEGWRERVGAHQLFPLMVHVVLFGGRYVEQVVGVARGVG; encoded by the coding sequence ATGGACGCCCGTCTCGCCGTCGCCGCCCGTTTCACCGGTACCCCCGCGCGCACCGTCCGCCCCCTCTCCGGCGTGGTCGCCGAGGTCGGGCTCGCCGACGGGCGGACCGTGATCGTCAAACACGCCGACGCGCCCGGCGCGGCCCGTGCCGAGGCCGCCGGGCTGCGGTGGCTGGGGGAGGGGATGCGGGTGCCGGTGGTGCACGGGTACGACGAGCAGTGGCTCGTCACCGACCGGGTTCCGCCGGGGCGGGCGACCGCCGAGGCCGCGTACGGGCTCGGCCGCGCGCTCGCCGGGCTGCACGCGTGCGGCGCCCCCGCGTACGGCGCGGCGCCGCCCGGCGGGCCCCGCGAGGCGTACATCGGGCTCGCGGCCATGCGGAACGTACCCGGCGACGACTGGGCTGCCTGGTACATCGAACGCCGGGTCCTGCCGTACCTGCGGGCCGCCGTCGACCAGGGGAGCATGGACGCCGGTCAGGCCGCCGTCGTCGAGCGCGCCTGCGGGCGGCTGGCCACGCTCGCCGGGCCCGTCGAGCCTCCGGCCCGGCTGCACGGTGACCTCTGGAACGGGAACGTGCTGTGGGGCGCCGACGGGCACGCCTGGCTGATCGACCCCGCCGCGCACGGGGGCCACCGCGAGACCGACCTCGCGATGCTCCAGCTCTTCGGGTGCCCTCATCTGGAGCGGGTTCTCGCCGGGTACGAGTCGGTCGCGCCACTTGCGGAGGGGTGGCGGGAGCGGGTGGGGGCGCACCAGTTGTTTCCGCTGATGGTGCATGTGGTGCTGTTCGGCGGGAGGTATGTGGAGCAGGTGGTGGGGGTGGCTCGGGGGGTGGGGTGA
- the ppk2 gene encoding polyphosphate kinase 2, giving the protein MAGEKAAGALKRKVYESELLRLQTELVKLQEWVRATGARLVVVFEGRDAAGKGGTIKRVTEHLNPRVARVVALPKPTERERTQWYFQRYVEHLPAAGEIVLLDRSWYNRAGVEHVMGFCTKEEYQRFLRQCPIFERMLVEDGILLRKYWFSVSDGEQQDRFRKRLDDPVRRWKLSPMDLESITRWEAYSRAKDEMLVHTDIPDAPWLVVESDDKKRARLNMIAHLLGSVPYHEVPLPVLELPERPPSTGYVRPPRDLQNYVPDHAASL; this is encoded by the coding sequence ATGGCCGGCGAGAAGGCGGCGGGGGCGCTCAAGCGGAAGGTGTACGAGAGTGAACTGCTGCGCCTGCAGACGGAGTTGGTGAAGCTTCAGGAGTGGGTGCGGGCGACGGGCGCGCGGCTGGTCGTCGTCTTCGAGGGGCGGGACGCGGCGGGGAAGGGCGGGACGATCAAGCGGGTCACGGAGCATCTGAACCCCCGTGTCGCACGGGTCGTGGCGCTGCCGAAGCCGACCGAGCGGGAACGTACGCAGTGGTATTTCCAGCGGTACGTGGAGCACCTTCCGGCGGCCGGGGAGATCGTCCTGCTGGACCGTTCCTGGTACAACCGGGCCGGCGTCGAGCACGTGATGGGGTTCTGCACGAAGGAGGAGTACCAGCGTTTCCTGCGGCAGTGCCCGATCTTCGAGCGGATGCTCGTGGAGGACGGGATCCTGCTGCGCAAGTACTGGTTCTCGGTGAGCGACGGCGAGCAGCAGGACCGGTTCCGCAAGCGTCTCGACGACCCGGTGCGCCGCTGGAAGCTCTCGCCGATGGACCTGGAGTCGATCACCCGCTGGGAGGCGTACTCGCGGGCGAAGGACGAGATGCTGGTGCACACGGACATCCCGGACGCGCCGTGGCTGGTCGTGGAGAGCGACGACAAGAAGCGGGCGCGGCTGAACATGATCGCGCATCTGCTGGGCTCGGTGCCGTACCACGAAGTGCCGCTGCCGGTCCTGGAGTTGCCGGAGCGTCCGCCGTCGACGGGGTACGTGCGTCCGCCGCGTGATCTCCAGAACTATGTGCCGGACCACGCGGCAAGCCTCTGA
- a CDS encoding long-chain-fatty-acid--CoA ligase, with the protein MTAYNLAGFLEDSAARHPERTAIVFGELRLSYAQTDAAANQVANLLTGAGVRPGDKVALSMPNLPYFTFAYYGILKAGATVVPLNVLLKPRELAYHLADSGASAYIAFEGTPELPIGAYAREAAGEVDGVELFVVDPARELPWAGRTPVFETVVTDEDDTAVILYTSGTTGRPKGAELRHRNMRDNVLIDEALFGASVERPDTFLCVLPLFHSFGQTVVQNGALAYGGTIVMLPRFEPAAALKAMLAEEVTFFGGVPTMYWALLGALDGSVDVEALARNLRVAVSGGSALPREVHRAFRERFGVTILEGYGLSETSPVAAFSVLGQEPRPGSIGVPVPGVEMRLLDGDGSEVTGGTDAIGEIAVKGHNVMKGYYRRPEATAEVLSEDGWFRTGDLGRRDADGYYYIVDRAKDMIIRGGFNVYPREIEELLMEHPAVSLVAVIGVPHPSHGEEIKAVVVRRAGVEVTGDELVEWAKERLAAYKYPRVVEFADALPMTSTGKILKREIG; encoded by the coding sequence ATGACCGCGTACAACCTCGCCGGGTTCCTGGAGGACTCGGCCGCCCGCCACCCGGAGCGCACCGCGATCGTCTTCGGCGAGCTGCGGCTGTCGTACGCGCAGACCGACGCGGCGGCGAACCAGGTCGCGAACCTGCTGACCGGGGCCGGGGTGCGGCCGGGCGACAAGGTCGCGCTGTCGATGCCGAACCTGCCGTACTTCACGTTCGCCTACTACGGCATCCTCAAGGCGGGCGCGACGGTCGTCCCGCTGAACGTGCTGCTGAAGCCGCGCGAGCTGGCGTACCACTTGGCGGACTCGGGCGCCTCGGCGTACATCGCGTTCGAGGGGACGCCGGAGCTGCCGATCGGGGCGTACGCGCGCGAGGCCGCGGGCGAGGTGGACGGCGTCGAGCTGTTCGTCGTCGACCCCGCGCGGGAGCTGCCGTGGGCGGGGCGTACGCCGGTGTTCGAGACGGTGGTGACGGACGAGGACGACACGGCCGTCATCCTCTACACCTCGGGTACTACGGGTCGCCCCAAGGGTGCCGAGCTGCGGCACCGGAACATGCGGGACAACGTCCTGATCGACGAGGCGCTGTTCGGGGCGTCGGTGGAGCGGCCGGACACGTTCCTGTGCGTGCTGCCGCTGTTCCACTCCTTCGGGCAGACGGTCGTCCAGAACGGGGCGCTCGCGTACGGCGGGACGATCGTGATGCTGCCCCGGTTCGAGCCGGCGGCGGCGCTGAAGGCGATGCTGGCCGAGGAGGTGACGTTCTTCGGCGGGGTTCCGACGATGTACTGGGCGCTGCTCGGCGCGCTGGACGGCTCCGTGGACGTCGAGGCCCTGGCCCGCAATCTGCGGGTGGCGGTCTCGGGCGGGTCGGCGTTGCCGCGTGAGGTGCACCGGGCGTTCCGGGAGCGGTTCGGGGTGACCATCCTTGAGGGGTACGGGTTGTCGGAGACGTCTCCGGTGGCCGCGTTCTCCGTGCTCGGCCAGGAGCCCCGCCCCGGGTCCATCGGCGTGCCCGTGCCGGGCGTCGAGATGCGGCTCCTCGACGGGGACGGCTCCGAGGTGACGGGTGGCACCGACGCGATCGGGGAGATCGCCGTCAAGGGGCACAACGTCATGAAGGGGTACTACCGGCGCCCCGAGGCGACGGCCGAAGTGCTGTCCGAGGACGGCTGGTTCCGGACCGGGGACCTCGGGCGGCGGGACGCGGACGGCTACTACTACATCGTCGACCGCGCCAAGGACATGATCATCCGGGGTGGGTTCAACGTGTACCCCCGGGAGATCGAGGAGCTGCTGATGGAGCATCCGGCGGTGTCCCTGGTCGCGGTGATCGGGGTGCCGCATCCCTCGCACGGGGAGGAGATCAAGGCGGTCGTCGTGCGCCGGGCGGGCGTCGAGGTCACCGGGGACGAGCTGGTCGAGTGGGCGAAGGAGCGGCTGGCGGCGTACAAGTACCCGCGGGTGGTGGAGTTCGCGGACGCGCTGCCGATGACGTCGACGGGGAAGATCCTGAAGCGGGAGATCGGCTGA
- a CDS encoding TetR/AcrR family transcriptional regulator, which produces MTTPRKPRGPYRKGLERREQILRAALEVFSEHGERGASLKEVADRVGMSQAGVLHYFGSREELFVAVLAERDARDGRATADAGSPGEALARTVVRNAGQRGLVDLFVTLSAAASDPQHPAHGFFTRRYDELTRSLAEGMREGQERGETRTDVTPEQLARMLIALSDGLQLQWLLDPGVEMAETIEAFNRMCGSGTGTRTKT; this is translated from the coding sequence GTGACCACACCACGTAAGCCGAGGGGCCCGTACCGCAAGGGACTTGAGCGGCGAGAACAGATCCTGCGGGCGGCTCTGGAGGTGTTCAGCGAGCACGGTGAGCGGGGTGCGTCGCTGAAGGAGGTCGCGGACCGGGTGGGGATGTCGCAGGCGGGGGTGCTGCACTACTTCGGCTCGCGCGAGGAGCTGTTCGTGGCGGTGCTCGCGGAGCGCGACGCGCGGGACGGGCGGGCGACGGCCGACGCGGGTTCCCCGGGCGAGGCGCTGGCGCGGACGGTCGTGCGGAACGCGGGGCAGCGGGGTCTGGTCGATCTGTTCGTGACGCTGTCCGCCGCCGCGTCCGATCCCCAGCACCCGGCGCACGGGTTCTTCACGCGCCGCTACGACGAGCTGACGCGCTCCCTCGCCGAGGGGATGCGGGAGGGCCAGGAGCGCGGGGAGACCCGGACGGACGTCACGCCCGAGCAGTTGGCGCGGATGCTGATCGCGCTGTCGGACGGGCTCCAGTTGCAGTGGCTGCTGGATCCGGGGGTGGAGATGGCGGAGACGATCGAGGCGTTCAACCGGATGTGCGGGTCGGGGACCGGGACCCGCACCAAAACCTAG
- a CDS encoding glycoside hydrolase family 3 C-terminal domain-containing protein, with the protein MADPTPLDLDTKTALLSGRDMWTTESTEAAGVPSLLMCDGPHGVRKQSGGATEVHDSEPATCFPPAVALASSWDPELLRGVGEALGREARAQGVDVLLGPGVNIKRSPLCGRNFEYFSEDPLLSGVLGAAHVSGVQSQGVGASVKHFAANNQETDRMRVSADVDERALREIYLPAFERIVKEARPATVMAAYNRVNGVHATQHRALLAGILREEWGFDGLVVSDWGAVADRVAALVAGTDLEMPGTGGRTDAEVAAAVREGRLDEAVVDTAVGRLRELARRVRAESGADGSGAAGSDTKGSGADGSGAPGFDVDAHHRLAREAAADCLVLLKNDDGTLPLAPATRIAVLGEFARRPRYQGGGSSHVNATRVDSPLDELRLRLPDARVDFTDDPAQAADADVAVVFAGLREEDESEGFDREHLRLPADQVELIRAAATAAPRTVVVLLNGGVVSLEEWYADVDAVVEAWLPGQAGGGAIADVLSGRVNPSGRLAETVPLRLQDTPAYLNFPGGQGHVRYGEGVMVGYRYYESAEVAVRHPFGHGLSYTSFEETGFRVERTGADTATVSVTVTNTGGRFGKHVVQVYVAPAGRPVVSPVRELRAFTKVALAPGESTVVELPLERRAFAFWDIERGDWTVSAGRYEVQLGRDAHTVLASVGVELAGDRYRRPLTVESPVSEWFAHDAAGPALRKALAGGRMVGDDVLRMIASMPMRQFLAFLPEPLPQGLLEELSEA; encoded by the coding sequence ATGGCCGACCCGACCCCGCTGGACCTCGACACCAAGACCGCGCTCCTGTCCGGCAGGGACATGTGGACGACCGAGTCCACCGAGGCCGCTGGTGTCCCCTCGCTCCTGATGTGCGACGGCCCGCACGGCGTCCGCAAGCAGTCCGGCGGGGCCACCGAGGTCCACGACAGCGAACCGGCGACCTGTTTCCCCCCGGCGGTGGCGCTCGCGTCGAGCTGGGACCCGGAGCTACTGCGCGGCGTCGGCGAGGCCCTGGGCCGGGAGGCCCGCGCGCAGGGCGTGGACGTCCTGCTCGGCCCCGGCGTGAACATCAAGCGCTCCCCGCTGTGCGGCCGCAACTTCGAGTACTTCTCGGAGGATCCGCTGCTCAGCGGCGTCCTCGGGGCCGCGCATGTGAGCGGCGTGCAGAGCCAGGGCGTCGGCGCGTCGGTGAAGCACTTCGCGGCCAACAACCAGGAGACGGACCGCATGCGGGTGAGCGCGGACGTCGACGAGCGCGCGCTGCGGGAGATCTACCTCCCGGCGTTCGAGCGGATCGTGAAGGAGGCCCGCCCGGCGACGGTGATGGCGGCCTACAACCGGGTCAACGGCGTGCACGCGACGCAGCACCGCGCGCTGCTGGCCGGGATCCTGCGCGAGGAGTGGGGCTTCGACGGTCTGGTCGTCTCCGACTGGGGCGCGGTCGCCGACCGGGTCGCGGCGCTCGTCGCGGGCACCGACCTGGAGATGCCGGGCACGGGCGGACGCACGGACGCGGAGGTCGCGGCGGCGGTCCGCGAGGGCCGGCTCGACGAGGCGGTCGTCGACACCGCCGTGGGCCGCCTGCGGGAACTGGCACGCCGGGTGCGCGCCGAGTCCGGGGCCGACGGGTCGGGGGCCGCCGGGTCCGACACCAAGGGGTCCGGCGCCGACGGGTCCGGCGCCCCGGGGTTCGACGTCGACGCCCACCACCGCCTCGCCCGCGAGGCCGCCGCCGACTGCCTGGTCCTGCTGAAGAACGACGACGGCACGCTCCCCCTCGCCCCGGCCACCCGGATCGCCGTCCTGGGCGAGTTCGCCCGGCGTCCGCGCTACCAGGGCGGCGGCAGCTCGCACGTCAACGCGACCCGCGTGGACAGCCCGTTGGACGAGCTGCGCTTGCGACTCCCGGACGCCCGGGTCGACTTCACGGACGATCCGGCGCAGGCCGCCGATGCCGACGTCGCGGTGGTGTTCGCCGGGCTGCGGGAGGAGGACGAGTCGGAGGGCTTCGACCGCGAACACCTCCGACTCCCCGCCGACCAGGTCGAGTTGATCCGCGCGGCGGCGACGGCGGCCCCGCGCACGGTGGTCGTCCTGCTGAACGGCGGCGTGGTGAGCCTGGAGGAGTGGTACGCGGACGTGGACGCGGTGGTCGAGGCGTGGCTGCCGGGCCAGGCGGGCGGCGGCGCGATCGCGGACGTGCTGAGCGGGCGCGTGAACCCGTCGGGGCGGCTCGCGGAGACGGTCCCGCTCCGCCTCCAGGACACCCCGGCGTACCTCAACTTCCCCGGCGGGCAAGGACATGTGCGCTACGGGGAGGGCGTGATGGTCGGCTACCGGTACTACGAGAGCGCCGAGGTCGCCGTCCGGCACCCCTTCGGACACGGCCTGAGCTACACGTCGTTCGAGGAGACCGGGTTCCGGGTGGAGCGGACGGGCGCGGACACGGCGACGGTGTCCGTGACGGTCACGAACACGGGCGGGCGCTTCGGGAAGCACGTCGTGCAGGTGTACGTCGCTCCGGCGGGGCGTCCGGTGGTCAGTCCCGTGCGTGAGCTGCGCGCGTTCACGAAGGTGGCGCTGGCGCCGGGTGAGAGTACTGTCGTCGAACTCCCGCTGGAGCGGCGGGCGTTCGCGTTCTGGGACATCGAGCGCGGGGACTGGACGGTGTCGGCGGGCCGGTACGAGGTGCAGCTCGGGCGGGACGCGCACACCGTACTCGCGTCGGTGGGCGTGGAGTTGGCGGGGGACCGGTACCGGCGGCCGCTGACGGTGGAGTCGCCGGTGTCGGAGTGGTTCGCGCACGACGCGGCGGGTCCGGCGCTGCGCAAGGCGTTGGCGGGCGGGCGGATGGTCGGGGACGACGTGCTGCGGATGATCGCGTCGATGCCGATGCGGCAGTTCCTGGCGTTTCTGCCGGAGCCGTTGCCGCAGGGGCTGCTGGAGGAGCTGTCGGAGGCGTAG
- a CDS encoding SDR family oxidoreductase, producing MALQLDMSGKVVLVTGGTRGVGAGIAQTFLEAGAHVEVCARGEPPELPARFTRLDVRDPEQVEAWVADVARRCGRVDVAVNNAGGAPYADFAGASPGFHRKVTELNFLAPVYVCRAVFPVMADGGVVLNVTSISARRVSPGTAVYGAAKAALESLTASLAVEWAPRVRVNAVSCGLVATPGSMAHYGDAAQVARVAATIPRGVFARPEDIGGACVLLASPLAAHVTGAVLNVDGGGEWPAFLRHTPNA from the coding sequence ATGGCCCTCCAGTTGGACATGTCGGGCAAGGTCGTCCTGGTCACCGGCGGCACGCGCGGGGTCGGGGCGGGGATCGCGCAGACGTTCCTGGAGGCGGGCGCCCACGTCGAGGTGTGCGCCCGCGGCGAGCCGCCCGAACTCCCGGCGCGCTTCACCCGGTTGGACGTCCGTGACCCGGAGCAGGTGGAGGCGTGGGTCGCGGACGTGGCGCGGCGGTGCGGGCGGGTCGACGTCGCCGTCAACAACGCGGGCGGCGCGCCGTACGCCGATTTCGCGGGCGCCTCGCCGGGGTTCCACCGCAAGGTCACCGAGCTGAACTTCCTCGCGCCGGTCTACGTGTGCCGGGCGGTGTTCCCGGTCATGGCGGACGGCGGGGTCGTCCTGAACGTCACCTCGATCAGCGCCCGCCGGGTGAGTCCGGGGACGGCGGTGTACGGGGCGGCGAAGGCGGCGCTGGAGAGCCTGACGGCGTCGCTGGCGGTGGAGTGGGCGCCCCGGGTGCGGGTGAACGCGGTGAGCTGCGGGCTGGTGGCGACGCCGGGTTCGATGGCCCACTACGGGGACGCGGCGCAGGTCGCGCGGGTCGCGGCGACGATCCCGCGCGGGGTGTTCGCCCGCCCCGAGGACATCGGCGGCGCCTGCGTCCTGCTGGCGTCACCGCTCGCGGCGCATGTGACGGGGGCGGTGCTGAACGTGGACGGGGGCGGCGAGTGGCCGGCGTTCCTGCGGCACACGCCGAACGCGTGA